In Halothermothrix orenii H 168, the sequence TGAACTTGGAGCCGATGAGAGTTTTGATGTCCTGACCCGGGAATTTGAAATAGGGGATAAGGAAGCTGCTTTAATTTTTATTGATGGTTTTATAAAAGATGATCTTATTTTACCCATTCTCTATATGATGGAGACCAGTCGTGAGGATATATCAGTAGATGTCATAAAAAAAATATTAAAAAGACGCCTTCCCTACTATGAGGTTAGTACGGTAAAGACCCTTGATAAGATTGTCCAGGAAGTACTGGCCGGGCCCCAGGTATTATTAATTGACGGGGTCGATGAAGCTATAGTTATTGACGGGAGAACCTGGTTAAGCCGTTCCCCTGACGAACCTGAACTCGAAAAGGCAACCAGGGGTCCAGCTGATGGATTTGTAGAGACATTGTTATTTAATGTTAATGCTGTTAGAAGGAGAATCAGGGACGCTAATTTCAGAGCTGAAGTACTCCAGGTAGGGAAAAGATCAAAAAATGATGTAGCCCTACTTTATATAAAAGATATTATAAATAAAGACCTGGTTGACAGGGTTAGAGAAAAGCTGAAAAACGTTGATATTGATGGATTACCACTGGGGGATAAATCAATTGAAGAAATAATAACGGGAGGAACCATAAATCCTCTACCCCTGGTAAGGTATACTGAAAGGCCGGATAATGTTGCTGCCCATCTCCTGGAAGGACATCTTGCTATTATTGTGGATAATTCACCGACTGCCCTGGTTTTACCGGCCCCTTTCTTATCCCATATTCAAACCCTGGAAGTGTACAGGAAAGGACCGGTAATCGGGACCTATCTGTCCCTTATAAGAACAATGGCTATTTTTATATCAGTTTTTTTGCCGGCTGTATGGTTACTTATGGCTACCAATAAGGAAATTTTGCCTGACTTTCTTGAATTTATCGGGGTCAGGCAGGAGAGTACAATCGGCCTTGGATTGCAGTTTATTCTGGCGAGTCTGGGAATTGATTTAATCAGGATTGCATCGATCCAGACACCGAGTACTTTAGCAACATCACTGAGTTTAATTGGTGCCCTGCTTTTAGGAGACTTTGCTGTCAAGGTTGGTTTATTTTCCCCGGAGGTTATCCTGTATATGGCCATATCGGCGATCAGTAATTTTGCCATTCCGGGGTATGAACTGGCTCTAGTCCTGAAACTCTGCAGGTTTGTATTTTTGCTGGCAGCAATTTTTGGAGGGATCTGGGGTTTTATTATCAGCCTTGTTGTAGTTTTACTATGGATGGTATTTACCAAAAGCTTCGGTGTTTATTATATGTGGCCCATCATTCCATTTGATTATCAGGCTTTGAAGTCATATCTTGTCCGTCAGACAGTTATGGATTTATCCCATATTAGACCTGAAGCCTTAAAGACCCAGGACAAAGATAGAACTGTAAAAGAAGATGATAAGGAAAGAAACAGGGAGTGATGAAAAATGGGAAGTAAGATTGGTGTTCCCCGGGCTCTTTTATATCATTATTATTACCCGGCCTGGGAAGAGTTTTTTAATAGACTGGGTTTTGAAATTGTTTTATCCAAACCTACCAATAAAGAAATTTTAAATAGGGGAGTAAAACTGGCAGTTGATGACCTCTGCCTTCCTTTTAAAATTTATTATGGTCATGTTCTTGATATTAAAGATAGAGTTGATTTTTTGTTTATCCCCCGCTTAATAGCCCTTGGTGATAAGAACAAGGTGTGTCCCAAATTTATGGGGTTGCCTGATATGGTAAGGGCTACCCTTGATAATCTTCCACCTGTCCTTGAACCTGTTATTGATCTCAAAAGGGGGATTTTCTCACTCAGGAAAGTTTCCCATTATATTGGAACAAGGTTAAAAACAAATTACTGGAAAACTGAACGGGCCTTCTGGACAGCCCTTAATAAATACCGTAAATATATAAAGCTAATGGAGCAGGGTTATACTCCCGATGAGAGCAGGAAAATAATTAATGGTCAAAAAATAGATAAAAATAAATCGAAAAAGGACAGGGGTATTAGAGTCGGGGTCCTGGGTCATTCCTATATTATTCATGATAATCAGCTCAGTCTTGGACTTATAAATAATTTACAAAAAATGGGGGTTGAAGTTATTACCCCGGAAATGATTAGTAATAATGATCTGGAAAGAGCAGCTGAACTACAGTCCAAAAAGCTTTTCTGGTTGTTTAATCGCCATATAATGGGGGCTGCCTACCATTTATTATTTAACTATGAAAAAGACATCGATGGAATAATTCAAATAACCGCCTTTGGATGTGGCCCTGATTCTCTTGTCAAAGAACTGGTTAATTTAAAAGGAAAAAATAATAAAAACGTGTCTTTATTAAATTTAAATGTTGATGAACACAGTGGTGAAGCAGGTTTGTTAACAAGAATTGAAGCCTTTATAGACTTAATTGAAAGGAAGAAAGGAAAAAATGGGTAAGATTACCTTCCCCCATATGGGTAATTTAAATATTATTGCAAAAACTTTTTTCCAGGAAATGGGTATAGAAGTTGTTGTTCCCCCGGGTAATTCCAAAAAGACCCTGGACCTGGGAGTAAAATACAGTCCTGAATTTGCCTGTTTACCCCTGAAAATAAATATGGGTAATTTTATTGAATCCTTTGAAAAAGGGGCTGATACAGTTGTTATGGGCGGGGGGTGTGGTCCCTGTCGGTTTGGTTATTATGGTGAAGTTCAGAGGGAAATATTAAAGGATTTAGGCTATGACTTCAATATGATTGTACTTGAACCTGATATTTTTCAGGGCCTTAAGAGTTTAAGGAAATTATTTGGTAAAATTAATATTGGAAAAATATACAGGGCTGGAAAACTGGCCTGGGTAAAACTTAAAGCAGTTGATAACATCCAGAATATGGTCTTAAAAAACAGGGCCCGTGAGAAAAATCCCGGAGATATAGACAGACTGTATCAGGATTTTTTAGATAAGATTGATGAAACCATGTCAATTGACAGTATTGTCAAAACTGAAAACAAATACAGAACCATGATTGAAGATGCCGTTGGCGAGTATAAGCGGGGGATGGAGATTAAAATAGGAATTGTTGGTGAGATATATGTTGTTATCGAGCCCTTTACCAATCTCGAGATTGAAAAAAAACTGGGATCTCTGGGTGCAGTAGTTGAGAGGGAGATAACTATTAGAAACTGGGTTATTGATTTTGTCGGGTTCAGCAGTGAACGTCAAAAAATAGAGGATGCTGCCAGACCTTATTTAAAAAATTTTGTAGGAGGACATGGCCTGGATACGGTTGGGAATACTGTCAGATTTGCCAGGGCAGGATATGATGGGGTTGTCCAGGTTGCTCCTTTTACCTGTATGCCTGAAGTAGTAGCCCAGACCATTTTACCGGTAGTCAGTAAAAAAGAAAAGATTTCTGTTATGTCTTTATTTCTTGATGAACATACCGGTGATGCTGGATTTAAAACAAGACTGGAGGCTTTTATTGACCTCATTGAGCGGAAAAAGAATAATAAAGGAGTGTTACAACATGGGTAAGTATTACCTGGGGGTAGATGTAGGTTCTGTCAGTACTGATATGGCTTTAATAGATCCCTTTGGTAATTTAATTGAGAAAATCTATTTAAGAACAAAAGGACAACCAATCGAGGTCATAAAAAGGGGTTTAAAAAAATTAAAAGAGAATTATGGTAGTATTAAAGTTGCTGGTGTTGGAACTACTGGAAGTGGGAGAAAACTGGCCGGTGTAATGCTGGGAGCTGATGTAATTAAAAATGAAATAACTGCCCATGCTGTGGCTGCTACCCATCTTGTCCCTGATGCCAGAACTGTTCTGGAAATAGGGGGCCAGGACTCTAAAATAATAATACTTAAAGATGGTATTGCAGTGGATTTTGCCATGAATACGGTTTGCGCAGCCGGTACCGGTTCTTTTCTCGATCAACAGGCCGCCAGACTCGGCATTTCGATAGGTGAATTTAGCCGGTTAGCCTTAAAAGCCAGAAGTCCGGTGCGGATTGCTGGAAGGTGTTCTGTATTTGCGGAATCAGATATGATACATAAACAACAACTTGGTCATGACCTGCCAGAAATAGTAGCCGGATTGTGTGAAGCCATGGTTAGAAATTATTTGAACAATGTGGCCAAGGGGAAGGACATAAAACCCCCCGTTGTATTCCAGGGAGGGGTTGCTGCAAACATTGGAATTAAAAAGGCTTTTGAAAAAGAGCTACATACAGAGATATATGTACCGGAACATAATGGGGTTATGGGTGCTATTGGTGCTGCGTTACTGGCAATGGAAGAAGTTCGTTCCCGTAAAAAAGAAACCTCTTTTAAGGGTTTTGAGGTTACAGAGTTTAAATTTAAGACTACAAGCTTTGAATGTAAGGGTTGTCCCAACAGGTGTGAAATAGTAAATATTAATCAGGATGGAAAAACTATTGCCAGATGGGGTTCTAAGTGTTTAAAGTGGGATATGACAGAAGACAAAAAAAAAGAGGAAGTTAATTTAAACCCCTCTTAATCAAAGTATTACGTGGTCAAGTTGTCACAGGTGAAAGAGATATCTGAAGTAGCAATTGATTGGTGTGCGGGTAATGATTTGCTACTGGCACAATCATTACATCCCAGCTTACCAGGTAAGAGCCTCTGTGTCCTTTAAGCAGGTTGTCATTAGAATTTACCTTAATCCATTGACTGCTGAAAGAAGATATTCCCGATGGTTTTACATAGACATCATATCCTGACTTTTCTACAATACTTAAGTTTAGATTCCAGTTTACATTACTTGTTATTCTGGTTTGTCCAACATTATTGATGATAACCGGGTTGCCGTTTTTAAGTTGTGCTTTGACCTGCTCAAGGTTAACAGAAACCGGTCTAATTTCAGTTAATTCCTGATAGGCTTTAACTGTTGATGTTACCCTGACTACTTGTCCAGATTTTCCACCTGCCTGGATTGAGACCGTAATGATTAGTAAAAGAGATACAGCTACCATGAGAGTAAGAGCTGTCCTTCTCTTCATAATGACACCTCCTTCGGCAGTCCGGCTGCCATACCGGTTAAAAATAACCGGCTACAGGCCCGTGACTTTGTGTCCCCACCTTTCGATGGGTTTACCATTTCCGGAGGTAGAAGGAATAGAAAAAACCTGCCCAGACCCGGCAGGTTTTTCCACTATCTCCTACCTTCGGTAACCCGGCTGCCATACCTTATATAAGTTTTTTTTATATAAGGCTACAGGCCCGTGGTTTTGCGTCCCTGCCTTTCGACAGGTTTGCCTTTATCGGTCTAGGAAACTATATATATTTCCTTTTTATATATCTATTTATTAAATTCAAGGTAAGAGGTTAAAATCCTTCTTAAGTCTTATAAATTTTATAAATAAATGTTATAAACTTTCATAATTGATTTTTGTACTATAATGACTGGACATCTAAATTTCGTTTCACCGGCTTTCAATTTCTATGAAAGTTAGGTTAGTACTAAATAGTATGAAATACAGTGAGTTTATAATTAACTTTATTTAATATTGATTTATCTGACCGTATACAGATGTTTATGATTGTTATTTTCACAATGTAAAGGGAATTTAATATATTTTAAGTAGGGGGGTTTAGGATTGTAATTTTTTTATTACAGATTTTTATTGATTTACGGTGTATTATATACTTTATTTAAAGATTAAATATCGAATAAATGAACGTGTAAAATTTAAGTAGGAAAAGAAGGAAAACAAGGTATAGATAAAGAAATAGAGACCTCAAACAAACCCGACCAAAGGAGTTGAGGTCTCTATGGTAAATATTTTACTACAAAACATAACAGATATCA encodes:
- a CDS encoding spore germination protein — its product is MDKPLSKKLEDNLKTLKNELGADESFDVLTREFEIGDKEAALIFIDGFIKDDLILPILYMMETSREDISVDVIKKILKRRLPYYEVSTVKTLDKIVQEVLAGPQVLLIDGVDEAIVIDGRTWLSRSPDEPELEKATRGPADGFVETLLFNVNAVRRRIRDANFRAEVLQVGKRSKNDVALLYIKDIINKDLVDRVREKLKNVDIDGLPLGDKSIEEIITGGTINPLPLVRYTERPDNVAAHLLEGHLAIIVDNSPTALVLPAPFLSHIQTLEVYRKGPVIGTYLSLIRTMAIFISVFLPAVWLLMATNKEILPDFLEFIGVRQESTIGLGLQFILASLGIDLIRIASIQTPSTLATSLSLIGALLLGDFAVKVGLFSPEVILYMAISAISNFAIPGYELALVLKLCRFVFLLAAIFGGIWGFIISLVVVLLWMVFTKSFGVYYMWPIIPFDYQALKSYLVRQTVMDLSHIRPEALKTQDKDRTVKEDDKERNRE
- a CDS encoding acyl-CoA dehydratase activase-related protein, producing the protein MGSKIGVPRALLYHYYYPAWEEFFNRLGFEIVLSKPTNKEILNRGVKLAVDDLCLPFKIYYGHVLDIKDRVDFLFIPRLIALGDKNKVCPKFMGLPDMVRATLDNLPPVLEPVIDLKRGIFSLRKVSHYIGTRLKTNYWKTERAFWTALNKYRKYIKLMEQGYTPDESRKIINGQKIDKNKSKKDRGIRVGVLGHSYIIHDNQLSLGLINNLQKMGVEVITPEMISNNDLERAAELQSKKLFWLFNRHIMGAAYHLLFNYEKDIDGIIQITAFGCGPDSLVKELVNLKGKNNKNVSLLNLNVDEHSGEAGLLTRIEAFIDLIERKKGKNG
- a CDS encoding acyl-CoA dehydratase activase-related protein — translated: MKGRKEKMGKITFPHMGNLNIIAKTFFQEMGIEVVVPPGNSKKTLDLGVKYSPEFACLPLKINMGNFIESFEKGADTVVMGGGCGPCRFGYYGEVQREILKDLGYDFNMIVLEPDIFQGLKSLRKLFGKINIGKIYRAGKLAWVKLKAVDNIQNMVLKNRAREKNPGDIDRLYQDFLDKIDETMSIDSIVKTENKYRTMIEDAVGEYKRGMEIKIGIVGEIYVVIEPFTNLEIEKKLGSLGAVVEREITIRNWVIDFVGFSSERQKIEDAARPYLKNFVGGHGLDTVGNTVRFARAGYDGVVQVAPFTCMPEVVAQTILPVVSKKEKISVMSLFLDEHTGDAGFKTRLEAFIDLIERKKNNKGVLQHG
- a CDS encoding acyl-CoA dehydratase activase, which codes for MGKYYLGVDVGSVSTDMALIDPFGNLIEKIYLRTKGQPIEVIKRGLKKLKENYGSIKVAGVGTTGSGRKLAGVMLGADVIKNEITAHAVAATHLVPDARTVLEIGGQDSKIIILKDGIAVDFAMNTVCAAGTGSFLDQQAARLGISIGEFSRLALKARSPVRIAGRCSVFAESDMIHKQQLGHDLPEIVAGLCEAMVRNYLNNVAKGKDIKPPVVFQGGVAANIGIKKAFEKELHTEIYVPEHNGVMGAIGAALLAMEEVRSRKKETSFKGFEVTEFKFKTTSFECKGCPNRCEIVNINQDGKTIARWGSKCLKWDMTEDKKKEEVNLNPS